Proteins from one Scylla paramamosain isolate STU-SP2022 unplaced genomic scaffold, ASM3559412v1 Contig109, whole genome shotgun sequence genomic window:
- the LOC135099170 gene encoding nuclear receptor subfamily 4 group A member 3-like isoform X2 has protein sequence MQEGLAVMTAGCHRPAGHHRNQMQHQCGSPNTSPHTGGVDLPCEHLPSCVPALNSPPGDIRLWMRGQESQCSKYHHHHHCHHHHHHHQEHRFTEDRCHGWTSVPASLPTTPKSTTTLSSLQKNTINMTRSPLRVKGFPRVLRIRY, from the exons atgcaggaaggattAGCGGTGATGACTGCAGGCTGCCATCGACCCGCAG GTCATCACAGGAATCAAATGCAGCATCAGTGTGGCTCGCCAAACACTTCCCCTCACACTGGTGGTGTTGACCTGCCTTGTGAACACCTGCCCTCCTGTGTTCCTGCCCTTAATAGCCCTCCAGGTGACATCAG actgtGGATGAGGGGACAAGAGAGCCAGTGTtccaagtaccaccaccatcaccactgccaccaccaccaccaccaccatcaggagcacagattcactgaa GACCGCTGTCATGGATG GACAAGCGTACCAGCCAGCCTGCCCACCACACCCAAGTCAACAACCACTCTGTCGTCACTGCAGAAAAACACAATCAACATGACCCGTTCTCCCCTGAG